The proteins below come from a single Gordonia pseudamarae genomic window:
- a CDS encoding acetolactate synthase large subunit, with translation MSAPTARSGAGEAPVSDIAAGAARGRQPSPAGGNLRAISQNVVAPERVSGAQSVVRSLEELGVDVVFGIPGGAVLPVYDPLLDSTKVRHVLVRHEQGAGHAATGYAQVAGRAGVMMATSGPGATNLVTPLADAQMDSVPVVAITGQVARHLIGTDGFQEADISGITMPVTKHNFLVKAAADIPKVIAEAFHIAESGRPGAVLVDIPKDILQAQTTFSWPPQIDLPGYRPVTKPHGKQVREAARLINAAKSPVLYVGGGVIKANASAELLELAELTGIPVVTTLMARGAFPDSHQQHLGMPGMHGTVAAVAALQRSDLLITLGARFDDRVTGQLDSFAPDAKVIHADIDPAEIGKNRAVDVPIVGDCQAVIIDLIETLRGERATAPAVPDISEWWAYLNKMRSTYPLSYDRQSDGSMSPEFVISSIGKAAGPDAVYVAGVGQHQMWAAQFISYEKPRSWLNSGGLGTMGYAVPAAMGAKMASPETEVWAIDGDGCFQMTNQELATCAIEGIPIKVALINNGNLGMVRQWQTLFYDERYSNTDLSTHSKMIPDFVKLAEALGCAAFRVENEADVDEVIAQARAINDRPVVVDFIVGKDAQVWPMVAAGTSNDEIMAAFNIRPLFDEEDSASDPVDIHETMARPDAAADNKATDGKKGDQ, from the coding sequence GTGAGCGCACCAACAGCACGCAGCGGGGCGGGCGAGGCGCCAGTCTCAGATATCGCAGCAGGCGCGGCGCGAGGCCGGCAGCCGTCGCCCGCGGGTGGCAACCTCCGTGCCATTTCCCAGAATGTCGTCGCGCCCGAGCGGGTCAGCGGAGCGCAGTCGGTGGTCCGCTCGCTCGAGGAACTCGGCGTCGACGTGGTCTTCGGTATCCCCGGTGGTGCGGTGCTCCCCGTGTACGACCCGCTGCTCGATTCCACCAAGGTCCGGCATGTCCTGGTCCGTCACGAGCAGGGCGCGGGTCACGCCGCGACCGGTTACGCGCAGGTCGCCGGCCGGGCCGGTGTCATGATGGCCACATCGGGCCCGGGTGCCACCAACCTGGTCACCCCGCTGGCCGACGCCCAGATGGATTCGGTTCCGGTCGTCGCGATCACCGGCCAGGTGGCCCGCCACCTGATCGGTACCGACGGGTTCCAGGAAGCCGACATCTCCGGTATCACGATGCCGGTCACTAAGCACAACTTCCTGGTGAAGGCCGCCGCCGACATCCCGAAGGTGATCGCCGAGGCGTTCCACATCGCCGAAAGCGGCCGTCCCGGTGCGGTTCTCGTTGATATCCCGAAGGACATCCTGCAGGCCCAGACCACGTTCTCGTGGCCGCCGCAGATCGATCTGCCGGGCTACCGCCCGGTCACCAAACCGCACGGCAAGCAGGTGCGGGAGGCCGCGCGGCTCATCAACGCCGCCAAGTCCCCGGTGCTGTACGTCGGCGGTGGCGTCATCAAGGCCAACGCGTCGGCCGAACTGCTGGAGCTGGCCGAGCTGACCGGCATTCCGGTGGTCACCACGCTCATGGCGCGTGGCGCCTTCCCCGACAGCCACCAGCAGCACCTGGGCATGCCCGGTATGCACGGCACCGTCGCCGCGGTGGCCGCCCTGCAGCGCAGCGACCTGCTGATTACCCTCGGTGCCCGGTTCGACGACCGCGTCACCGGCCAGCTCGACTCGTTCGCACCCGATGCCAAGGTCATCCACGCCGACATCGACCCGGCCGAGATCGGCAAGAACCGGGCCGTCGACGTGCCGATCGTCGGTGACTGCCAGGCCGTCATCATCGACCTGATCGAGACCCTGCGGGGCGAGCGGGCCACCGCTCCGGCGGTGCCCGACATCAGTGAATGGTGGGCGTACCTGAACAAGATGCGCAGTACCTACCCGTTGAGCTACGACCGTCAGTCCGACGGTTCGATGTCGCCGGAGTTCGTCATCTCCTCGATCGGCAAGGCGGCCGGTCCGGACGCGGTGTACGTCGCGGGCGTCGGCCAGCACCAGATGTGGGCCGCGCAGTTCATCTCGTACGAGAAGCCGCGCAGCTGGCTCAACTCCGGTGGCCTGGGCACGATGGGGTACGCGGTGCCGGCGGCGATGGGCGCCAAGATGGCCTCTCCCGAGACCGAGGTGTGGGCCATCGACGGCGACGGCTGCTTCCAGATGACCAATCAGGAGCTGGCCACCTGCGCCATCGAGGGCATCCCGATCAAGGTCGCGCTCATCAACAACGGCAACCTGGGCATGGTCCGGCAGTGGCAGACCCTGTTCTACGATGAGCGATACTCCAACACCGACCTGTCGACGCATTCGAAGATGATCCCCGACTTCGTCAAGCTGGCCGAGGCACTCGGCTGTGCGGCGTTCCGGGTGGAGAACGAGGCCGACGTCGACGAGGTGATCGCCCAGGCCCGCGCCATCAACGACCGCCCGGTGGTCGTCGACTTCATCGTCGGCAAGGACGCGCAGGTGTGGCCGATGGTCGCCGCCGGTACCAGCAACGACGAGATCATGGCGGCCTTCAATATCCGGCCGCTATTCGACGAGGAGGACTCGGCGTCCGATCCGGTCGACATCCACGAAACGATGGCCCGCCCGGACGCGGCGGCCGACAACAAGGCCACAGACGGCAAGAAGGGTGACCAGTGA
- a CDS encoding PH domain-containing protein, which yields MENNPADNDSVDNNALDNNAVDNNSGDNSPAHDDAADAVNTGAPSDSTTGDGKADGAVAANPARPATEVIALPVSFHISKLAYFTIPLTLLVAVILAGASVVWLGWTIIVPVLLLLWIRRVRTDVTDTGLHVVHTLGEKDLPWDRIRGLQFPKWSSVRAVLDDGSRVRLPAVTFRDLPLLSAASDGRIPDPYAK from the coding sequence GTGGAGAACAACCCGGCCGACAACGACTCTGTGGACAACAACGCTCTGGACAACAACGCAGTGGACAACAACTCGGGCGACAACAGCCCGGCACACGATGACGCGGCGGACGCGGTGAACACCGGAGCGCCGTCCGACAGCACGACCGGCGACGGTAAGGCCGACGGGGCGGTGGCCGCGAACCCGGCACGCCCGGCAACCGAGGTGATCGCGCTGCCGGTGTCCTTCCACATCAGCAAACTGGCCTACTTCACCATCCCCCTCACCCTCCTCGTCGCGGTGATCCTGGCCGGCGCATCCGTCGTGTGGCTCGGCTGGACAATCATCGTGCCCGTCCTCCTGCTGCTCTGGATCCGCCGCGTCCGCACCGACGTCACCGACACCGGCCTGCACGTCGTACACACCCTGGGCGAGAAGGATCTGCCCTGGGACCGGATCCGCGGCCTGCAATTCCCGAAATGGTCGTCGGTGCGGGCCGTCCTCGACGACGGTTCGCGGGTCCGCCTGCCCGCCGTCACCTTCCGCGACCTCCCTCTGCTCTCGGCTGCCAGCGACGGGCGAATCCCCGACCCGTACGCGAAATAG
- the ilvD gene encoding dihydroxy-acid dehydratase has translation MPALRSRTTTFGREAAGARSLWRATGMTDDDFGKPIVAIANSFTQFVPGHVHLRNVGEIVAESVRAAGGVAKEFNTIAVDDGIAMGHGGMLYSLPSREIIADSVEYMVNAHTADALVCISNCDKITPGMLNAAMRLNIPTVFVSGGPMEAGKAVIVGEVAHPSSDLITTISASANSDVDDDGLSEVERSACPTCGSCSGMFTANSMNCLTEALGLALPGNGSTLATHEARRALFEKAGRIVIEAANRWYQNDDASVLPRNVATATAFRNAMALDVAMGGSTNTVLHILAAAQEGEVSDFDLSTIDEISRRVPCLSKVSPNSDYHMEDVHRAGGIPAILGELRRAGLIDDSTSTVYSPSMAQALDDWDIRGGRAVDEAFALFHAAPGGVRTTEPFSTANQWSSLDTDAEGGCIRDLAHAYTVEGGLCVLRGNIAPDGAILKTAGIDEDLWNFEGPARVVESQEEAVQVILSKTIQAGEVLVVRYEGPAGGPGMQEMLHPTAFMKGTGMGKKCALITDGRFSGGSSGLSIGHISPEAASGGAIGLIEDGDRIFIDVKTRALKVLVDDDVLAERRAKMEASERPWQPKDRVRPVTMALRAYAKMATSADRGAVRQVD, from the coding sequence ATGCCAGCCCTGAGATCACGCACCACCACCTTCGGTCGCGAAGCGGCCGGCGCACGCTCCCTGTGGCGCGCGACCGGCATGACCGACGACGATTTCGGCAAGCCGATCGTGGCCATCGCCAACTCGTTCACCCAGTTCGTGCCCGGTCACGTGCACCTGCGCAATGTCGGCGAGATCGTCGCCGAGTCGGTGCGCGCCGCCGGCGGCGTCGCCAAGGAGTTCAACACCATCGCCGTCGACGACGGCATCGCCATGGGCCACGGCGGCATGCTGTACTCGCTGCCCAGCCGCGAGATCATCGCCGACTCCGTCGAATACATGGTCAACGCACACACCGCCGACGCCCTCGTCTGCATCTCCAACTGCGACAAGATCACCCCCGGCATGCTCAACGCGGCGATGCGGCTGAACATCCCCACCGTCTTCGTCTCCGGCGGACCGATGGAGGCCGGCAAGGCGGTGATCGTCGGCGAGGTGGCGCACCCGTCGTCGGACCTGATCACCACCATCTCCGCCTCCGCCAACAGCGACGTCGATGACGACGGCCTCAGCGAGGTCGAACGCTCGGCATGCCCCACCTGCGGGTCGTGTTCGGGCATGTTCACCGCCAACTCGATGAACTGCCTCACCGAGGCACTCGGCCTCGCCCTGCCCGGAAACGGCTCGACACTGGCCACCCATGAGGCACGCCGCGCACTGTTCGAGAAGGCCGGACGCATCGTCATCGAGGCCGCGAACCGCTGGTACCAGAACGACGACGCCTCCGTGCTGCCACGCAACGTCGCCACCGCCACCGCCTTCCGCAACGCGATGGCGCTCGACGTGGCGATGGGCGGCTCCACCAACACCGTGCTGCACATCCTCGCCGCCGCCCAAGAAGGCGAGGTCAGCGACTTCGACCTGTCCACCATCGATGAGATCAGCCGTCGCGTGCCGTGCCTGTCGAAGGTCTCCCCCAACTCCGACTACCACATGGAGGACGTGCACCGGGCCGGTGGAATCCCCGCGATCCTCGGGGAACTCCGCCGTGCCGGACTGATCGACGACTCGACGAGCACCGTGTACTCCCCGTCGATGGCGCAGGCACTCGACGACTGGGACATCCGCGGCGGCAGGGCGGTCGACGAGGCGTTCGCCCTGTTCCACGCGGCCCCGGGCGGGGTGCGCACCACCGAGCCCTTCTCCACCGCCAACCAGTGGAGCAGCCTCGACACCGACGCCGAAGGCGGCTGCATCCGCGACCTCGCGCACGCCTACACCGTCGAGGGCGGACTGTGCGTGCTGCGCGGCAACATCGCACCCGACGGCGCGATCCTCAAGACCGCCGGCATCGACGAAGACCTGTGGAACTTCGAGGGCCCCGCCCGCGTCGTCGAAAGCCAGGAAGAGGCCGTGCAGGTCATCCTGTCCAAGACCATTCAGGCCGGCGAGGTGCTGGTGGTCCGCTACGAGGGCCCCGCGGGCGGTCCCGGCATGCAGGAGATGCTGCACCCCACCGCCTTCATGAAAGGCACCGGCATGGGCAAGAAGTGCGCCCTCATCACCGACGGTCGGTTCTCCGGTGGATCGTCGGGCCTGTCGATCGGCCATATCTCCCCCGAGGCCGCATCCGGCGGAGCCATCGGCCTGATCGAGGACGGCGACCGCATCTTCATCGACGTCAAGACGCGCGCCCTCAAGGTTCTCGTCGACGACGATGTGCTGGCCGAACGTCGCGCCAAGATGGAGGCATCGGAAAGGCCGTGGCAGCCGAAGGACCGCGTTCGTCCGGTCACCATGGCGCTGCGCGCCTACGCCAAGATGGCCACCTCCGCCGACAGGGGCGCCGTCCGTCAGGTCGACTGA
- a CDS encoding DoxX family membrane protein yields the protein MSGGNSDDGNGASPYDEPTGAFELPDSARQPQSRPRPGEDVDRDSFYDRHARAGLRRVDDLDDLDPGEVETVTPSVRGRRQDPSVRPDQPPAAPVAAEWRAPDQAGVPGQAGAQGWDVPQSAPAAVQASAPESGDFSGDVRSADTGDTSADVATEPIASAPAGPDPTPDRAWPDQAESDQAWPDQAESGQAWPDQESDQAGPDQGSEPTEVVERPAGRAVPQRIESVKKSRWAAFRPGGGAKQDEPPADPGAQEQPGEATGYAAAPHTDDTEAQPSATAAPATDPDPDPATVATASIRNPVPIDDAADDEYPAGPATPQPTQELLPEPAMAYSAVGPALYDERWSDDPGEPARVDTAETSVLDPRDTVDPAADHTQAAEGTETRRGTLDVGLLVLRAAVGAAALAHGLQKLFGWWNGPGLDGFEDFLVNAADPSIGFDSSAAGWLSVLGAVSEAAGGALLILGLLTPVAASAVLGVMLVAATFKVTLAGGLWYFTGSGVGIEYEVTLICAALAILLTGPGRLALDYGRGWTTRPLWGSLGLVVVSVAAAVTIWVLFNGTNPLDSPGNPAP from the coding sequence GTGAGCGGCGGCAACAGCGACGACGGGAACGGTGCGAGCCCGTACGACGAACCGACGGGCGCGTTCGAGCTGCCCGACAGCGCGCGACAACCACAGTCGAGACCCCGGCCGGGTGAGGACGTCGACCGGGACAGTTTCTATGATCGGCATGCGCGGGCGGGGCTCCGCCGGGTCGATGATCTGGACGACCTGGATCCGGGGGAGGTGGAGACGGTCACCCCCAGTGTCCGCGGCAGGCGGCAGGATCCGTCGGTGCGCCCGGACCAACCGCCCGCGGCGCCGGTTGCCGCCGAATGGAGGGCGCCGGATCAGGCGGGCGTTCCGGGTCAGGCAGGCGCTCAGGGGTGGGACGTGCCGCAATCGGCGCCGGCCGCCGTTCAGGCTTCGGCCCCCGAATCCGGTGACTTCTCCGGTGACGTCCGGTCAGCTGATACCGGCGACACGTCGGCGGACGTGGCCACCGAACCCATCGCGTCCGCCCCGGCGGGCCCGGATCCGACCCCTGATCGGGCGTGGCCGGATCAGGCGGAGTCCGATCAGGCGTGGCCGGATCAGGCGGAGTCCGGTCAGGCGTGGCCGGATCAGGAGTCGGATCAGGCGGGGCCGGATCAGGGGTCGGAACCGACGGAGGTGGTCGAACGTCCGGCCGGGCGGGCAGTCCCGCAACGCATCGAATCGGTGAAGAAATCCCGCTGGGCAGCCTTCCGTCCAGGTGGCGGCGCCAAACAGGACGAACCGCCCGCCGACCCCGGAGCGCAGGAGCAGCCGGGCGAGGCGACAGGGTACGCGGCGGCTCCGCACACCGACGACACGGAAGCGCAACCGTCGGCGACCGCCGCCCCGGCCACCGATCCCGATCCCGATCCGGCAACCGTCGCGACCGCCTCGATCCGCAACCCCGTCCCCATCGATGACGCGGCCGATGACGAATACCCCGCCGGCCCGGCCACACCACAGCCGACGCAGGAGCTGCTTCCTGAACCGGCGATGGCGTACTCGGCGGTCGGCCCGGCACTGTACGACGAGCGCTGGTCCGACGATCCGGGCGAGCCGGCACGTGTGGACACCGCCGAAACGTCCGTACTCGACCCCCGCGACACCGTCGATCCGGCCGCCGATCACACGCAGGCCGCCGAGGGCACCGAAACCCGCCGCGGCACCCTCGACGTAGGTCTTCTGGTGCTCCGGGCGGCCGTGGGGGCGGCGGCACTCGCGCACGGGTTGCAGAAGTTGTTCGGCTGGTGGAACGGTCCCGGCCTCGACGGATTCGAGGACTTCCTGGTCAATGCGGCCGATCCGTCGATCGGCTTCGACAGTTCGGCCGCCGGCTGGTTGTCGGTGCTCGGGGCGGTCAGCGAGGCAGCGGGCGGCGCGCTGCTGATCCTCGGGTTGCTGACGCCGGTCGCGGCGTCGGCGGTGCTCGGGGTGATGCTGGTGGCGGCCACGTTCAAGGTGACTCTGGCCGGTGGCCTGTGGTACTTCACCGGCAGCGGGGTAGGCATCGAGTATGAGGTGACGCTGATCTGCGCGGCCCTGGCGATTCTGCTCACCGGCCCGGGCCGGCTGGCCCTGGACTACGGTCGTGGCTGGACCACGAGGCCGCTGTGGGGATCACTCGGTCTGGTCGTGGTCAGTGTGGCCGCCGCGGTCACGATCTGGGTGTTGTTCAACGGCACCAATCCGCTGGACTCACCGGGAAACCCGGCTCCCTGA
- a CDS encoding PQQ-dependent sugar dehydrogenase — MRNRPAAPTDSRAGDPVGAAHGTFRRASLGVAAILGSTVLALSGCVSFNDQDQTREAGGFSNNPVPDIIAPTTPDSPADPSEGQQGPPPTGPCVDPDNAVIATCLTSTGGVHPADAEGRTTYVAERTTGNIIVSKRYGPQRVLATIPVDASGDGGLIDFAFSPTYDQDGLIFALITTGSDNRIVRVAAGDVPKPILTGIPKGATGNMGSMYFQSAGELIVATGNAGSTAAADNPSSLAGKVLKVSPFRDAGRPQVVAGGFGGNVALCPDSDTKTLYVADHGEAGDRLFSVDKNGPKKLWQWNDNPQIGGCAASGGVIYVAMTRAKRIDSIAAPTAQKPTITDPAPADVAKRFGHVARLAPIPGGVQLATVNKSVPGAEVKTYDDRVAIFNPPQPTEDRM, encoded by the coding sequence ATGCGCAATCGGCCCGCCGCCCCCACCGACAGCCGTGCCGGTGATCCCGTCGGCGCGGCGCACGGCACCTTCCGGCGTGCCTCGCTCGGGGTTGCCGCGATCCTCGGTTCAACTGTCCTCGCCCTGTCCGGGTGTGTCAGTTTCAACGACCAGGATCAGACCCGCGAAGCCGGCGGGTTCAGCAACAATCCGGTACCCGACATCATCGCGCCGACCACCCCGGACTCACCGGCCGACCCGAGCGAGGGGCAACAGGGGCCGCCACCCACCGGACCCTGCGTCGACCCCGACAACGCGGTGATCGCCACCTGCCTGACATCCACCGGCGGCGTGCACCCGGCCGACGCCGAAGGCAGGACCACCTACGTCGCCGAACGCACCACCGGCAACATCATCGTTTCCAAACGATATGGGCCACAACGTGTTCTGGCCACGATTCCGGTCGATGCGAGTGGCGACGGCGGGCTGATCGACTTCGCCTTCTCGCCCACCTACGACCAGGACGGGCTGATCTTCGCCCTCATCACCACCGGCAGCGACAACCGCATCGTGCGGGTGGCGGCCGGTGATGTGCCCAAACCGATTCTCACCGGAATCCCCAAAGGCGCCACCGGCAACATGGGGTCGATGTACTTTCAGTCGGCCGGTGAACTGATCGTGGCCACCGGCAACGCGGGCAGTACGGCCGCCGCCGACAACCCGTCCTCACTCGCGGGCAAGGTGCTGAAGGTGTCCCCGTTCCGCGATGCCGGACGCCCCCAGGTGGTGGCCGGTGGATTCGGCGGCAACGTCGCCCTCTGCCCCGACTCCGACACCAAGACCCTCTATGTCGCCGACCACGGCGAAGCCGGTGACCGGCTGTTCTCCGTCGACAAGAACGGTCCGAAGAAGCTGTGGCAGTGGAACGACAACCCGCAGATCGGCGGCTGTGCGGCGTCCGGCGGTGTCATCTACGTGGCGATGACCCGCGCCAAGCGCATCGATTCGATCGCCGCGCCTACCGCGCAGAAACCCACCATCACCGATCCGGCACCCGCCGACGTCGCCAAACGATTCGGTCACGTCGCCCGCCTGGCCCCCATCCCCGGCGGTGTCCAGCTGGCCACGGTCAACAAGTCGGTGCCCGGTGCCGAAGTGAAAACCTACGACGACCGCGTCGCCATCTTCAACCCGCCCCAGCCCACCGAGGATCGTATGTAG
- the gatB gene encoding Asp-tRNA(Asn)/Glu-tRNA(Gln) amidotransferase subunit GatB: protein MTSATTELLDYDQVIADFDPVMGLEVHVELGTRTKMFCGCPTAFGAEPNTQVCPVCLGFPGSLPVANSKAIESAIRIGLALNCSIRPSSLFARKNYFYPDQPKNYQISQYDDPIAYDGHLDVVLPDGTPWRIEIERAHMEEDTGKSLHIGGATGRIHGASHSLLDYNRAGVPLVEIVTKPIVGAGERAPEVARAYVSALRDLLRALDVSDVRMDQGSMRCDVNLSLMRKDADEFGTRTETKNVNSLKSVEVAVRYEMGRQGAILTDGGEIVQETRHFHETDGTTSAGRRKETAEDYRYFPEPDLPPVQPAAEWVEELRGTLPELPWVRRARIQQEWGVSDEVMRDLVNVGAVELIIATTDAGAKADAARSWWVSFLAQQANTRGTELADLPITPAQVATIIGFIDEGKLTTKLGQQVAVAVLDGEGEPAQIVTDRGLEVVRDDSALQKAVDDALAANPDIVEKIKGGKVKAAGKIVGDVMKATRGQADAARVQELVLAAVNGS, encoded by the coding sequence ATGACTTCGGCTACGACTGAACTTCTCGACTATGACCAGGTCATCGCGGATTTCGATCCGGTGATGGGTCTGGAGGTACATGTCGAGCTCGGCACCCGGACCAAGATGTTCTGCGGCTGCCCCACGGCGTTCGGCGCCGAACCCAACACCCAGGTGTGCCCGGTGTGCCTGGGCTTCCCCGGTTCGCTGCCGGTGGCCAACAGCAAGGCCATCGAGTCGGCCATCCGCATCGGTCTGGCCCTGAACTGCTCGATCCGGCCGTCGAGCCTGTTCGCGCGCAAGAACTACTTCTATCCCGATCAGCCGAAGAACTACCAGATCTCCCAGTACGACGACCCGATCGCCTACGACGGGCATCTGGACGTGGTGCTGCCCGACGGCACGCCGTGGCGGATCGAGATCGAACGCGCCCACATGGAGGAGGACACCGGAAAGTCGCTGCACATCGGCGGCGCCACCGGACGCATCCACGGTGCGAGCCATTCGCTGCTCGACTACAACCGGGCCGGGGTGCCGCTGGTGGAGATCGTCACCAAGCCGATCGTCGGCGCCGGGGAGCGGGCGCCGGAGGTGGCCCGCGCGTACGTGAGCGCGCTGCGTGATCTGCTCAGGGCGCTCGACGTCTCGGACGTGCGCATGGATCAGGGTTCGATGCGCTGCGACGTGAACCTGTCCCTGATGCGCAAGGACGCCGACGAATTCGGCACCCGCACCGAAACCAAGAACGTCAACTCGCTCAAGAGTGTCGAGGTGGCCGTGCGGTACGAGATGGGCCGCCAGGGCGCCATCCTCACCGACGGCGGCGAGATCGTGCAGGAGACCCGGCACTTCCACGAAACGGACGGCACCACCTCGGCCGGCCGCCGCAAGGAGACCGCCGAGGACTACCGGTACTTCCCCGAACCCGATCTGCCCCCGGTGCAGCCGGCCGCCGAATGGGTCGAGGAACTGCGCGGCACCCTCCCCGAACTGCCCTGGGTGCGCCGCGCGCGCATCCAGCAGGAATGGGGCGTGTCCGACGAGGTGATGCGCGACCTGGTGAACGTGGGTGCGGTTGAGTTGATCATCGCCACCACCGATGCCGGCGCCAAAGCTGACGCCGCACGCAGCTGGTGGGTGTCGTTCCTGGCGCAGCAGGCCAACACGCGCGGCACTGAACTCGCCGACCTGCCCATCACCCCCGCCCAGGTCGCCACCATCATCGGTTTCATCGACGAGGGCAAACTCACCACCAAACTCGGCCAGCAGGTGGCCGTGGCCGTCCTCGACGGCGAGGGCGAGCCCGCCCAGATCGTCACCGACCGCGGACTGGAAGTGGTGCGCGACGATTCGGCGCTGCAGAAGGCCGTCGACGACGCGCTGGCCGCCAACCCCGACATCGTCGAGAAGATCAAGGGCGGCAAGGTCAAGGCCGCCGGCAAGATCGTCGGCGACGTGATGAAAGCCACCCGAGGCCAAGCCGACGCCGCCCGCGTCCAAGAACTCGTCCTCGCAGCGGTCAACGGCTCCTGA
- a CDS encoding PspC domain-containing protein gives MSTSEPIGAAPATTPDLDKHPADEVSGGDRPAAAGQDADSGAGAGRIPDPSEVFPQLGRPTAFAGYVPSGPGTGTAGYTPGSFGVAAATGPSYAATPAAPGFGSDPKRLLRSRQDRWIGGVCGGIGEYFGWDPNLVRLAFALSILLPGPQLLVYLALWLVIPRAAA, from the coding sequence ATGAGCACATCAGAACCGATCGGCGCAGCCCCCGCGACCACCCCTGATCTCGACAAACATCCCGCCGACGAGGTGTCGGGCGGCGACCGGCCCGCCGCGGCCGGCCAGGACGCCGACAGCGGAGCCGGGGCCGGCCGGATTCCGGACCCGTCCGAGGTCTTTCCGCAGTTGGGCCGACCCACCGCCTTCGCCGGATACGTCCCGTCCGGTCCGGGCACCGGTACCGCGGGCTATACACCCGGATCGTTCGGGGTGGCCGCCGCCACCGGCCCGTCGTACGCCGCTACTCCGGCCGCACCCGGGTTCGGATCGGACCCCAAACGGCTCCTGCGATCGCGGCAGGACCGCTGGATCGGCGGCGTGTGCGGCGGTATCGGTGAGTATTTCGGCTGGGACCCGAATCTGGTGCGGCTGGCCTTCGCGCTGTCGATCCTGCTACCCGGGCCACAGTTGTTGGTGTACCTGGCGTTGTGGCTGGTGATTCCGCGCGCGGCCGCATGA
- a CDS encoding ATP-dependent 6-phosphofructokinase: MGKRFGILTSGGDCPGLNAVIRGAVLKGETVYGHTFVGFRDGWRGLVYGDVLELDRSTVRGLSNQGGTILGTSRFGPYTEPDGGPENIKKVLADLDLQGVIAIGGDGTAAAANRLFNDGINIVGVPKTIDNDIDATDYTFGFNTAVEIATEAIDRLRTTGNSHRRCMVLEVMGRHAGWIALHSGIAGGAHAILIPEQPESLNQICAWVTSVKNRGRSPMVVVAEGFTLPDMKEAHAVKGLDGFNRPRLGGIGEVLAPLIEERTGIETRATVLGHIQRGGVPSAWDRVLATRMGMAVADLVADSAWGHLVALHGTEIARITFDEALGNLKQVPQDQYQEVRVIFG; the protein is encoded by the coding sequence ATGGGTAAGCGATTCGGAATACTGACTTCGGGCGGTGACTGCCCCGGCCTCAACGCGGTGATCCGCGGTGCCGTTCTCAAAGGTGAGACCGTATACGGCCACACCTTCGTCGGCTTCCGCGACGGCTGGCGGGGCCTGGTATACGGCGACGTCCTGGAATTGGACCGGTCCACCGTCCGCGGCCTGTCCAATCAGGGCGGCACCATCCTGGGCACCAGCCGGTTCGGCCCGTACACCGAACCCGACGGCGGCCCGGAGAATATCAAGAAGGTCCTCGCCGACCTGGACCTGCAAGGGGTGATCGCGATCGGCGGCGACGGCACCGCCGCCGCCGCCAACCGGCTCTTCAACGACGGCATCAATATCGTCGGTGTACCCAAGACGATCGACAACGACATCGATGCCACCGACTACACGTTCGGCTTCAACACCGCGGTCGAGATCGCGACCGAGGCCATCGACCGGCTGCGCACCACCGGGAACTCCCACCGGCGTTGCATGGTGCTGGAGGTGATGGGTCGGCACGCCGGCTGGATCGCGCTGCATTCGGGGATCGCGGGCGGCGCTCACGCCATCCTCATCCCCGAACAACCTGAGAGTCTCAACCAGATCTGTGCTTGGGTCACCAGCGTCAAGAACCGTGGCCGGTCACCGATGGTGGTGGTGGCTGAAGGGTTCACCCTCCCCGACATGAAGGAAGCGCACGCCGTGAAGGGCCTCGACGGCTTCAACAGGCCGCGCCTCGGTGGGATCGGTGAGGTCCTGGCGCCGCTCATCGAGGAGCGCACCGGCATCGAAACCCGCGCCACCGTGCTCGGCCACATCCAGCGCGGGGGTGTGCCGAGCGCCTGGGACCGGGTGCTGGCCACCCGCATGGGCATGGCCGTGGCCGATCTCGTCGCCGACAGCGCCTGGGGTCACCTGGTGGCCCTGCATGGTACCGAGATCGCCCGCATCACCTTCGACGAGGCGCTCGGCAACCTCAAACAGGTTCCGCAGGACCAGTATCAGGAGGTCCGGGTCATCTTCGGCTGA